Proteins from one Panicum virgatum strain AP13 chromosome 7K, P.virgatum_v5, whole genome shotgun sequence genomic window:
- the LOC120640019 gene encoding probable aldo-keto reductase 2 produces the protein MDNYIGELKKLVDEGKIKYIGLSEPSASTIRRAHAVHPISAVQIEWSLWSRDVEEEVIPTCRELGIGIVAYSPLGRGFFSSGSKMVESLSDDDYRKFIPRYQPENLDKNIQIFERVNSMAARKGCSTSQLALAWVHHQGSDVCPIPGTTKIQNFNDNVGALSVKLTPEEMAELESYAAGEVQGDRNAVLMDIIWKDSDTPPLSSWKLE, from the exons ATGGATAACTAC ATTGGTGAACTCAAGAAGCTAGTCGATGAAGGGAAGATAAAATATATCGGGTTATCTGAACCATCCGCATCCACAATAAGAAGAGCTCATGCAGTCCATCCTATATCTGCAGTTCAGATTGAGTGGTCGCTATGGTCCAgagatgtggaagaagaagtgaTTCCTACTTGCAG AGAACTTGGAATTGGGATCGTGGCTTACAGTCCACTGGGCAGAGGGTTCTTTTCTAGTGGGTCAAAAATGGTTGAGTCACTGTCCGACGATGACTACCGCaag TTTATTCCTCGATATCAACCAGAGAATCTCGACAAGAACATCCAGATATTTGAGCGTGTCAACTCGATGGCAGCAAGAAAAGGATGCTCCACATCACAACTCGCATTGGCTTGGGTTCACCATCAGGGAAGCGATGTTTGCCCGATACCAGGCACAACAAAAATTCAGAATTTCAATGACAACGTTGGAGCACTGTCTGTGAAGCTGACACCAGAGGAGATGGCTGAGCTGGAGTCATATGCTGCAGGTGAAGTCCAGGGAGACCGGAACGCTGTACTTATGGACATCATATGGAAGGATTCCGACACCCCGCCATTGTCATCTTGGAAACTTGAGTAG